A window of the Roseburia sp. 831b genome harbors these coding sequences:
- a CDS encoding GH36-type glycosyl hydrolase domain-containing protein, with protein MKGIHFIDEHGTFTMEQAENESYLYFPIAGENGMKSSVTPNFGGDSKLDQNTFLLEPVSSENLHNNRSGRNFWCEIKGEGVWSAVGQSAEAEAGKFTENQDESVLTAGFMWQTVERTSKKYQLKATVTAFVPRSVNAEVMQVTIQNIGENSKEITSVAAIPIYGRSADNLRDHRHVTSLLHRIRTTENGIYVKPTLSFDERGHQKNHLTYYVCGLTGEGEKPQSFYPDVDIFLGEGGTFTHPRAVLEHRDGEPAGKTFEGTEAVGGIRFAPVTLAKGESKTFTIFLGVTDDEKEIAALSERLVTKEAVEKEFAVIKEDWRKQVNVAYHTGNREFDQLLKWVSFQPILRRIYGCSFLPHHDYGKGGRGWRDLWQDCLALLIMNPSNVRKMILDNFGGVRMDGTNATIIGEKPGEFVADRNNITRVWMDHGMWPFLTTMLYLDQTGDLDLLNQEVFYFKDRQVERGTAHDLDWNEEEGNWQRDENGMLYKGTVLEHLLLQHLCSFYEVGEHNYIRLRGADWNDAIDLANERGESVAFTCAYAGNLKNLAGVIRKLEEGDKGRKITLLEEMQELILSKKEIWDDIEKKKALLADFTTKCRHTVSGRKVEMDALLVADCLEEKAEWMMEHIRKNEWIEDQDGDGWFNSYYDNHGNAVEGIFDSGVRMMLTGQVFAVMSQTADVKQTRAICNSADRYLYKREVGGYRLNTNFQEEKYDMGRMFGFAYGEKENGAVFSHMTVMYANALYQNGFVEEGYKALQTLADTALDFETSHIYPGIPEYFNAKGRGLYHYLTGAASWYMLTMVTQVFGVRGEYGDLVLEPKLTKEQFDADGKAQIHLEFAGAKLQVTYENPKHLGYGAYKAAKAALDDKTEIAAKDGKLVIKRAMIEKLGSGEHQIQVSLLG; from the coding sequence ATGAAAGGGATACATTTTATAGATGAGCATGGAACTTTCACCATGGAACAGGCGGAAAATGAGAGCTATCTTTATTTTCCAATTGCCGGAGAAAATGGAATGAAAAGTTCCGTTACTCCTAATTTTGGGGGAGACAGCAAATTAGACCAGAATACATTTTTGTTGGAACCAGTTAGTTCGGAGAATCTTCATAACAATCGCTCTGGAAGAAATTTCTGGTGTGAGATAAAAGGAGAGGGCGTTTGGTCGGCAGTAGGACAGTCGGCTGAGGCAGAAGCAGGAAAATTCACCGAAAACCAGGATGAGAGTGTATTGACAGCCGGATTTATGTGGCAGACTGTGGAAAGAACTTCTAAGAAGTATCAGTTGAAAGCTACTGTCACAGCATTTGTACCGAGGTCTGTCAATGCAGAGGTTATGCAGGTTACCATCCAAAATATAGGAGAGAACAGCAAGGAAATCACTTCGGTGGCAGCAATTCCAATCTATGGAAGAAGTGCGGATAACCTTCGGGACCATCGGCATGTTACTTCTTTATTACATAGAATCCGCACCACAGAAAATGGAATTTATGTAAAACCAACCTTGTCCTTTGACGAGCGCGGTCATCAGAAAAATCATTTGACCTATTATGTTTGTGGATTGACAGGAGAAGGAGAAAAACCACAGTCTTTCTATCCAGATGTTGATATTTTCTTAGGAGAAGGTGGTACTTTTACGCATCCAAGGGCTGTGTTAGAACATAGGGATGGTGAGCCTGCCGGAAAAACCTTTGAAGGAACAGAAGCAGTAGGTGGAATCCGTTTTGCACCGGTCACTTTAGCAAAAGGTGAAAGCAAGACATTTACGATCTTCTTAGGAGTCACCGACGATGAAAAAGAAATTGCTGCATTATCAGAAAGACTAGTAACCAAAGAAGCGGTTGAAAAAGAGTTTGCGGTTATAAAAGAAGACTGGAGAAAACAGGTGAATGTTGCATATCATACCGGGAACAGGGAATTCGACCAGCTTTTAAAATGGGTAAGTTTTCAGCCAATTTTACGTCGTATCTACGGATGTTCTTTTTTACCACATCACGATTATGGAAAAGGTGGAAGAGGCTGGAGAGATTTATGGCAGGACTGTCTTGCACTCCTAATCATGAATCCATCCAATGTCCGTAAAATGATTTTAGATAACTTCGGTGGAGTTCGCATGGATGGAACCAATGCAACCATTATTGGCGAAAAACCAGGAGAGTTTGTTGCAGATCGTAACAATATCACACGTGTGTGGATGGATCATGGAATGTGGCCATTTTTAACAACGATGTTATACCTGGATCAGACAGGTGACTTAGATTTATTAAATCAGGAAGTATTTTATTTTAAGGACCGTCAGGTAGAGCGTGGAACAGCGCACGATTTGGATTGGAACGAAGAGGAAGGTAACTGGCAAAGAGACGAAAATGGAATGTTATACAAAGGAACTGTATTGGAACACTTACTATTACAGCATCTTTGTTCCTTCTATGAGGTGGGTGAACACAATTACATTCGTCTTCGTGGTGCAGACTGGAATGATGCGATTGATCTTGCGAATGAAAGAGGCGAGAGTGTGGCATTTACCTGTGCATATGCTGGAAATTTAAAGAATTTAGCAGGTGTGATTCGAAAATTAGAAGAAGGAGACAAGGGACGTAAAATTACTCTGTTAGAGGAGATGCAAGAACTTATTCTTTCGAAAAAAGAAATCTGGGATGACATTGAGAAGAAGAAAGCATTGTTGGCAGACTTTACTACAAAATGCCGTCATACTGTGAGCGGAAGAAAAGTGGAAATGGATGCTCTTTTAGTTGCGGATTGTCTGGAAGAAAAAGCAGAGTGGATGATGGAGCATATCCGTAAAAACGAATGGATTGAAGATCAGGACGGAGATGGTTGGTTTAATAGTTACTATGACAATCACGGAAATGCAGTTGAGGGTATATTTGATTCCGGTGTCAGAATGATGCTGACCGGTCAGGTGTTTGCAGTGATGAGTCAGACTGCAGATGTAAAACAGACCAGAGCAATCTGTAACAGTGCTGATCGTTATCTTTATAAAAGAGAAGTGGGTGGTTATCGCTTAAATACCAATTTCCAGGAAGAAAAATATGACATGGGACGTATGTTTGGTTTTGCATATGGAGAAAAAGAAAATGGTGCAGTATTTTCACATATGACGGTAATGTACGCAAATGCGCTTTACCAGAATGGATTTGTGGAAGAGGGTTACAAAGCACTTCAGACTTTAGCGGACACAGCGCTTGATTTTGAAACGAGCCATATTTATCCAGGAATACCAGAGTATTTTAATGCAAAAGGCAGAGGACTTTATCATTATCTGACCGGTGCAGCAAGCTGGTATATGTTAACCATGGTAACACAGGTATTTGGTGTGCGTGGTGAATATGGAGATCTTGTGTTAGAACCAAAACTGACCAAAGAACAGTTTGATGCAGATGGAAAAGCACAGATTCATCTTGAATTTGCAGGAGCAAAACTTCAGGTAACTTATGAGAATCCAAAACATCTTGGCTATGGCGCATACAAAGCAGCCAAAGCAGCCTTAGACGATAAGACAGAGATTGCTGCAAAAGATGGAAAACTCGTAATCAAACGTGCCATGATTGAGAAACTTGGTTCTGGTGAACATCAGATTCAGGTTTCACTTCTTGGATAA
- the ribH gene encoding 6,7-dimethyl-8-ribityllumazine synthase: MQILEGKVVAENVKIGIVVARFNEFITGKLLAGAVDGLKRHNVEEDNIDVAWVPGAFEIPLIASKMAKSKKYDAVICLGAVIRGATSHYDYVCSEVSKGIATVSLNSDIPVMFGVLTTDNIEQAIERAGSKAGNKGFECATGAIEMINLIHELEA; the protein is encoded by the coding sequence ATGCAGATTTTAGAAGGAAAAGTAGTAGCAGAAAACGTAAAAATTGGAATCGTGGTAGCAAGATTCAACGAGTTCATCACAGGAAAATTATTAGCAGGTGCAGTAGACGGATTAAAACGTCACAATGTAGAAGAAGACAACATCGACGTGGCGTGGGTGCCGGGAGCCTTTGAAATTCCGCTGATTGCGTCAAAGATGGCAAAAAGCAAAAAGTACGATGCGGTGATCTGTTTAGGAGCAGTCATCCGTGGTGCCACCAGTCATTATGACTACGTTTGTAGTGAGGTTTCAAAAGGAATTGCAACCGTATCTTTAAACAGTGATATTCCAGTGATGTTCGGTGTCCTCACCACCGACAACATCGAGCAGGCAATCGAGCGTGCCGGTTCTAAAGCAGGAAACAAAGGATTCGAGTGTGCAACCGGAGCGATTGAGATGATTAACCTGATTCATGAATTGGAAGCATAA
- a CDS encoding ABC transporter substrate-binding protein has product MKRKILSMVLAASMLATLVAGCGSKSASNADASSTEAGNAGTAVEGTASDEGKVLNIYCWNEEFKSRLTDHYPGYEEVDATHGKIGDVSVVWNITPSDDNAYQNNLDQTLLKQQDAADDDKIDIFLVEADYALKYVDTDYTLPIEQLGITDSDLSEQYQYTKDVVTDSNGQLKGISWQAAPGVLFYNREVAKEVLGTDDPAEVQNYVSDWDKFVETAGTMKDAGYHMTSSVMDTYRVYSNNVTSKWVEDGKINIDDNIMKWVEDSKKMYDAGETGAHAMWSDDWSKGFYPEGKVFCYFGPAWLINFCMAADVDGSIANQGGWAATTGPQGFYWGGTWICAANGTDNAGLIKDIMLKLATDKDTMKEIVEKDDDFANNKTVMDEMAKDPNYSSKVLGGQNPLDMYCEGVESISLDNISNYDSGCNSEFQSALTNYFEGNATLDEALDIFYTAVEEKYPELTH; this is encoded by the coding sequence ATGAAAAGAAAGATTTTATCTATGGTGTTAGCTGCTTCTATGTTAGCAACACTCGTTGCAGGATGCGGAAGCAAATCAGCATCCAACGCAGATGCTTCTTCAACAGAAGCAGGCAATGCAGGAACAGCTGTTGAAGGTACAGCATCCGATGAAGGAAAGGTGTTAAATATCTACTGTTGGAACGAAGAGTTCAAAAGCAGATTAACAGACCATTATCCAGGATATGAAGAAGTAGATGCAACGCATGGAAAAATTGGGGACGTTTCCGTTGTATGGAATATCACGCCAAGTGATGATAATGCATATCAGAACAATCTTGATCAGACATTATTAAAGCAGCAGGATGCAGCAGATGATGACAAGATTGATATCTTCTTAGTAGAAGCTGACTACGCTTTAAAATATGTTGATACAGATTATACTTTACCAATTGAACAGCTTGGTATCACAGATTCCGATTTATCAGAACAGTATCAGTATACAAAAGATGTTGTAACAGATTCTAACGGACAGTTAAAAGGTATTTCATGGCAGGCAGCCCCTGGTGTATTGTTCTACAACAGAGAAGTTGCAAAAGAAGTACTTGGTACAGACGATCCGGCAGAAGTTCAGAACTATGTATCTGATTGGGACAAATTTGTTGAGACTGCTGGAACTATGAAAGATGCTGGTTACCATATGACATCCTCTGTTATGGATACATACCGTGTTTATTCTAACAATGTAACATCAAAATGGGTAGAAGATGGCAAAATCAACATTGATGACAATATTATGAAATGGGTAGAAGATTCTAAGAAAATGTACGATGCAGGTGAGACAGGAGCTCATGCAATGTGGAGTGATGACTGGAGCAAAGGTTTCTACCCAGAAGGAAAAGTATTTTGCTACTTTGGACCAGCATGGTTAATTAACTTCTGTATGGCTGCTGATGTAGATGGAAGTATTGCAAACCAGGGTGGCTGGGCTGCAACAACAGGTCCTCAGGGATTCTACTGGGGTGGTACGTGGATTTGTGCTGCTAACGGAACAGATAATGCAGGACTTATCAAGGATATCATGTTAAAACTTGCAACAGACAAAGATACCATGAAAGAAATCGTTGAAAAAGATGATGACTTTGCAAATAACAAGACCGTTATGGATGAAATGGCAAAAGACCCTAATTACAGCAGTAAAGTATTAGGTGGACAGAATCCACTTGATATGTATTGTGAAGGTGTGGAATCCATCAGCCTTGATAACATCTCTAACTACGATTCAGGTTGTAACTCTGAATTCCAGAGTGCATTAACCAATTACTTTGAAGGAAATGCAACATTAGACGAAGCACTTGATATTTTCTATACAGCTGTAGAAGAAAAATATCCAGAATTAACACACTAA
- a CDS encoding helix-turn-helix transcriptional regulator, giving the protein MDMDLTKEWYRSEFIQHESLMEHRVMENEFTFYDAIAGGDIDYVKNNIKENTFLKPAGMGKLSENYLQNIRYHFVVTTAMITRYCVHSGMEQEKAYGMSDFYILKMDTLKNVKEIAALHDTMCFDFCNQMNILKSSQVLSKPIVLCIDYIYSHIHFRITLKELAEYLNLSESYLSKLFHQEMGISLSQYILDLKIEKAKNLLQYSDYNIVDIANYLSFSSQSHFIQVFQKKTGLTPHRYRTKHFRTEWDKVSVQK; this is encoded by the coding sequence ATGGATATGGATTTAACAAAAGAATGGTATCGAAGTGAATTTATTCAACATGAGTCTTTGATGGAGCATCGTGTCATGGAAAACGAATTTACATTCTATGACGCAATTGCGGGCGGAGATATTGATTATGTCAAAAATAATATCAAGGAAAACACCTTTTTAAAGCCCGCCGGTATGGGAAAATTATCCGAAAATTACTTGCAAAACATCCGGTATCATTTTGTGGTTACAACCGCAATGATTACACGTTACTGTGTGCACTCCGGTATGGAACAGGAAAAAGCCTATGGTATGAGTGATTTTTATATTTTAAAAATGGATACCTTAAAAAATGTCAAAGAAATCGCAGCTCTCCACGATACCATGTGTTTTGACTTTTGTAATCAGATGAATATCTTAAAAAGCAGTCAGGTACTTTCCAAACCGATTGTACTTTGTATTGACTACATTTATAGTCACATTCATTTTCGCATTACGTTAAAAGAGCTTGCGGAATACTTAAATCTTTCGGAAAGTTACCTTTCCAAGCTCTTTCATCAGGAGATGGGCATTTCGTTAAGCCAGTATATCCTGGATTTAAAAATTGAAAAAGCTAAAAACCTTTTGCAGTATTCCGATTACAATATTGTCGATATTGCAAACTACTTATCGTTTTCCTCGCAAAGCCATTTTATCCAGGTTTTTCAAAAGAAAACCGGATTAACGCCTCATCGCTACCGTACCAAACACTTTCGAACTGAGTGGGACAAGGTTTCCGTCCAAAAATAG
- a CDS encoding GH36-type glycosyl hydrolase domain-containing protein: protein MKYGYFNQKEREYVITRPDTPAPWVNYLGSPEYGAIISNNAGGYSFAKSGANGRILRYVFNDFDQPGRYIYVRDDESKDFWSASWQPVGKDLDSYKSECHHGLAYTRMLADYSEIHTEALYYVPSGESYEVWNLKVTNTSDTVRNLTITGYAEFTNNSNYEQDQVNLQYSQFITRTFFEGNRIRQAIHSNLDGIEDGKEVDNKIVESRIFGLAGASVSSYCGEKEKFLGRYHGYGNPIGVANGELDGSLTYNGNGCGALSTKMTLQPGETKEIAFVVGMKEKEETDAILTRYEKPENVCEKEVDELKKYWDEKLSHFQVKTPSEEFDTMINTWNAYNCFMTFIWSRAASFIYCGLRNGYGYRDTVQDIQGVIHLAPEMAVEKIRFMLSAQVHHGGGLPLVKFTHNPGHEDTPEDASYVKETGHPAYRADDALWLFPTVYKYVAETGNIAFLDEVIPFADKEEASVYEHLKRAIDFSMNHLGIHGMPAGLYADWNDCLRLGKDGESTFVALQFYYAMTILKKFAEEKQDTAYIQYLEESQKKLGDIIEENCWNEDRFIRGFTEKGEVIGKRTDNEANMWLNPQSWSVISGYASEKQAKLAMDNVYEKLNTKYGAILMDPPYHKEAFDGALAVIYNAGSKENAGIFSQSQGWVILAEALLGHGERAFTYFMENAPAAQNNQAEVRVLEPYCYGQFTEGKASPKFGRSHVHWLTGTASTMMVGCVEGILGIRPDVKGLKLSPSVPKEWKTFEINKIFRGKQLHIVVNNPNGVESGCKKLMVNGAELEGNYIPEDIMTAQTEIELFMS, encoded by the coding sequence ATGAAATATGGTTATTTTAATCAAAAAGAAAGAGAATACGTGATTACACGTCCGGACACACCGGCACCTTGGGTCAACTACTTAGGTTCTCCAGAATATGGTGCAATCATTTCCAACAATGCAGGTGGATATAGTTTTGCAAAATCTGGTGCAAACGGAAGAATTCTAAGATATGTTTTTAATGATTTTGATCAGCCAGGCCGTTATATTTATGTTAGAGATGATGAAAGTAAAGATTTCTGGTCCGCTTCCTGGCAGCCGGTTGGAAAAGATTTAGATAGTTACAAGAGTGAATGTCATCACGGACTTGCATACACAAGAATGCTTGCAGATTACAGTGAGATTCACACGGAGGCACTTTACTATGTCCCATCTGGAGAATCTTATGAAGTATGGAATTTAAAAGTAACCAATACTTCCGACACTGTTAGAAATTTAACAATTACAGGATATGCTGAATTTACAAATAACAGCAACTACGAACAGGATCAGGTCAATTTACAGTATTCCCAGTTCATCACAAGAACATTCTTTGAGGGAAACCGTATCCGTCAGGCAATCCATAGCAACCTAGATGGAATCGAAGATGGAAAAGAGGTAGACAACAAGATTGTAGAAAGCCGTATCTTTGGATTGGCAGGAGCATCCGTTTCTTCTTACTGTGGTGAAAAAGAGAAATTCTTAGGTCGTTATCACGGGTATGGGAATCCGATTGGTGTTGCAAATGGAGAATTGGATGGAAGCTTAACCTACAATGGAAATGGTTGTGGCGCACTTTCTACAAAGATGACCTTACAGCCAGGTGAGACAAAAGAAATTGCATTTGTAGTTGGAATGAAAGAAAAAGAAGAGACAGATGCCATTTTGACTCGCTATGAAAAACCAGAAAATGTTTGTGAAAAAGAAGTTGACGAACTGAAAAAATATTGGGATGAAAAATTATCACACTTCCAGGTTAAGACACCGAGCGAAGAGTTTGATACCATGATTAATACCTGGAATGCATACAATTGCTTTATGACCTTTATCTGGTCAAGAGCGGCATCCTTTATTTACTGTGGACTTCGTAATGGATATGGATATCGTGACACTGTTCAGGATATCCAGGGTGTGATTCATCTTGCCCCAGAGATGGCAGTAGAGAAAATCCGTTTCATGTTATCCGCTCAGGTACATCATGGCGGCGGACTTCCACTTGTAAAATTTACACACAACCCTGGACATGAGGATACACCAGAGGATGCTTCTTATGTAAAAGAAACAGGTCACCCAGCTTACCGGGCAGATGACGCACTTTGGTTATTCCCGACCGTTTACAAATACGTTGCAGAAACTGGAAATATTGCATTCTTAGACGAGGTGATTCCATTTGCAGACAAAGAGGAAGCAAGTGTTTATGAACATTTAAAACGTGCCATTGACTTCTCTATGAATCATCTTGGAATTCATGGAATGCCAGCAGGACTTTATGCAGACTGGAATGACTGCTTAAGACTTGGAAAAGATGGAGAGTCTACATTTGTAGCATTGCAGTTTTATTATGCAATGACCATTTTAAAGAAATTTGCAGAGGAAAAACAGGATACCGCTTACATTCAGTATCTAGAAGAGAGCCAGAAAAAGTTAGGCGATATCATCGAAGAAAACTGCTGGAACGAAGACCGTTTTATCCGTGGATTTACAGAAAAAGGTGAGGTAATCGGGAAGAGAACCGACAACGAGGCAAATATGTGGTTAAATCCTCAGAGTTGGAGTGTCATCAGTGGTTATGCAAGTGAAAAACAGGCAAAGCTTGCCATGGATAATGTATATGAAAAATTAAATACAAAATATGGTGCAATCCTGATGGACCCACCGTATCACAAAGAAGCATTCGACGGTGCACTTGCCGTTATTTACAATGCAGGAAGTAAAGAAAATGCCGGTATTTTCTCACAGTCACAGGGATGGGTTATTCTTGCAGAAGCGTTGCTTGGACATGGAGAAAGAGCATTCACCTATTTTATGGAAAATGCTCCCGCAGCACAGAACAATCAGGCTGAGGTGCGTGTGTTAGAGCCTTATTGCTATGGTCAGTTCACAGAAGGAAAGGCAAGTCCAAAATTCGGGCGCTCCCATGTGCATTGGTTAACAGGAACCGCATCTACGATGATGGTAGGATGCGTAGAAGGTATTCTTGGTATTCGCCCGGATGTGAAAGGTTTAAAACTTTCTCCATCTGTTCCAAAAGAGTGGAAAACATTTGAAATCAATAAGATATTCCGTGGAAAACAGCTTCACATTGTTGTAAACAATCCAAACGGCGTAGAATCTGGATGTAAGAAGTTAATGGTAAATGGTGCTGAGTTAGAAGGAAACTATATTCCAGAAGACATAATGACAGCACAGACTGAAATCGAACTTTTCATGTCATAA
- a CDS encoding transglycosylase, whose protein sequence is MKKEEMTVLDFLLEALGILGLLFYIGFQIYYGILYSVPIVTIIVNVLIMALVYALLTGLCFFPEKVNGIKKEMCKGQVRHYTIEMLRTIKLIFTLCLVFTSVCDVLGTEIQKGYSIIVVIAILVVAIYYEAKVIRILKEQNKK, encoded by the coding sequence ATGAAAAAAGAAGAAATGACGGTGCTGGATTTTTTGCTTGAAGCACTAGGAATTTTAGGCTTATTATTTTATATTGGGTTTCAGATTTATTATGGAATTTTGTATAGTGTTCCAATTGTCACGATTATCGTGAATGTTTTGATAATGGCGCTTGTTTATGCATTGCTCACCGGACTTTGCTTTTTCCCGGAAAAAGTAAACGGAATCAAAAAGGAGATGTGCAAAGGACAGGTCAGACATTATACGATTGAAATGCTTCGTACCATCAAGTTAATTTTTACCTTGTGTCTGGTGTTCACCAGTGTATGTGATGTCCTCGGAACAGAGATTCAAAAAGGTTACAGCATCATTGTTGTGATTGCGATTCTTGTGGTGGCGATCTACTATGAGGCAAAAGTCATTCGTATTTTGAAAGAGCAGAATAAAAAGTAA
- a CDS encoding TIGR04197 family type VII secretion effector produces MAQIQVNMEAVEQNAEQSFTIARDLEPRYLSHSDTESTIQGAGYSKTAFDVSQNLIDLLGDAVEAEDRTIKNLGLRFKELDEMQAELLEENMDSRPTLRPLNN; encoded by the coding sequence ATGGCACAGATACAAGTGAATATGGAGGCAGTGGAGCAGAACGCAGAACAGAGCTTTACAATAGCGAGAGATCTTGAACCGAGATACTTATCACATTCTGATACGGAAAGCACGATTCAAGGCGCAGGATATTCAAAAACAGCGTTTGATGTATCGCAAAATCTGATTGATTTACTAGGAGATGCAGTGGAGGCGGAGGATAGAACAATTAAAAATCTGGGGTTACGCTTCAAGGAGCTGGATGAAATGCAGGCTGAACTGTTGGAGGAGAACATGGACAGCAGACCAACATTACGTCCTCTCAACAATTAA
- a CDS encoding carbohydrate ABC transporter permease: protein MSAENKKKNTSKTGSSLGIKGRRTIAYIVLAIISFLCLFWFVVLFVNATRSHSELTKGFTLIPSKYLGKNWYNIMHGSLPVWRGMLNSLFVSVCSAALCTYFSAMTAYAIHAYNFKLKKFMFTFILMIMMIPTQVNALGFLKLIDRLHMDNTFAPLIIPAIASPVTFFYIKQYMDSALPLSLVEAARIDGSGEFKTFNQIVLPLLKPAIAVQAIFSFVGSWNNYFVPALVLHDNEKKTLPILIAQLRGADFLKFDMGQVYMMIAFSIFPVIVVYLLLSKHIVQGVAMGSVKG from the coding sequence ATGTCTGCAGAAAATAAAAAAAAGAATACGTCAAAAACAGGCAGCTCTCTTGGAATTAAAGGGAGAAGAACAATTGCATACATTGTATTAGCAATTATTTCATTCCTTTGTCTGTTTTGGTTTGTCGTTTTATTTGTCAACGCAACAAGATCACACTCAGAATTAACAAAAGGATTTACGCTTATTCCAAGTAAGTATTTGGGAAAGAACTGGTACAATATCATGCACGGAAGCCTGCCAGTATGGAGGGGAATGTTGAACTCACTTTTTGTATCAGTATGTTCTGCGGCGCTGTGTACCTACTTTTCCGCGATGACAGCATATGCCATTCATGCATATAATTTTAAGTTGAAAAAGTTCATGTTCACATTCATTTTAATGATTATGATGATTCCAACACAGGTAAACGCGTTAGGTTTCTTAAAATTAATTGATAGATTGCACATGGATAATACATTTGCCCCACTCATTATCCCAGCAATTGCTTCACCGGTGACATTTTTCTATATCAAGCAGTATATGGACAGTGCTTTGCCACTGTCGCTGGTGGAGGCTGCCAGAATCGATGGTTCCGGGGAGTTCAAAACTTTTAACCAGATTGTATTACCATTGTTAAAACCTGCGATTGCAGTACAGGCAATTTTCTCATTCGTAGGAAGCTGGAACAACTACTTCGTTCCTGCCTTAGTCTTACACGACAATGAGAAAAAGACACTGCCAATTTTGATTGCACAGTTAAGAGGTGCAGATTTCTTAAAATTCGATATGGGTCAGGTGTATATGATGATTGCATTCTCCATTTTCCCGGTTATCGTTGTTTATTTATTACTTTCTAAGCACATTGTACAAGGAGTTGCAATGGGAAGTGTGAAGGGTTGA
- a CDS encoding carbohydrate ABC transporter permease — protein sequence MKRKEKGKVVRYNKWGYIFLIPFVVIYLIFQLVPLITTIYNSFFECYQSGLTQIGPNFVGLENYKSILMNPELWEYAKNTFVIWIIGFVPQILISLLLGAWFSDPSLKLKGQRFFKTVIYLPNLIMASAFAMLFFTLFSDGGPVNDLLIQLGILSKPFKFLSNVGSTRGLIAFMNMIMWFGNTTILLMAGMMGIDTALFEAAEVDGATSTQIFFRITLPLLRPILVYTLITSLIGGIQMFDVPQILTNGTGNPVRSSMTLIMFLNKHLYSKNYGMGGALSVILFIITGILSMIVFKMTTQKEEY from the coding sequence ATGAAAAGAAAAGAGAAAGGAAAAGTCGTAAGATACAACAAATGGGGATATATCTTCTTAATTCCTTTTGTAGTTATCTATTTGATTTTTCAATTGGTTCCATTAATCACGACCATATACAACAGTTTTTTTGAATGTTATCAGTCAGGATTAACACAGATTGGTCCTAATTTTGTCGGACTCGAAAATTACAAAAGTATTTTAATGAATCCAGAACTCTGGGAGTATGCAAAAAATACCTTTGTTATTTGGATTATCGGGTTCGTTCCACAGATTTTGATTTCCCTGCTTTTAGGAGCATGGTTCTCAGATCCAAGTCTGAAACTTAAGGGACAGAGATTTTTTAAGACCGTTATCTACTTACCAAACTTAATCATGGCATCTGCTTTTGCAATGTTATTCTTCACTCTTTTCTCAGATGGAGGACCTGTAAACGACTTACTCATTCAGTTAGGAATTTTATCAAAACCATTTAAATTCTTGTCAAATGTAGGAAGTACCAGAGGATTAATTGCATTCATGAATATGATTATGTGGTTTGGTAACACAACCATCCTTTTGATGGCTGGTATGATGGGAATTGATACTGCGCTTTTTGAGGCGGCAGAAGTAGATGGTGCAACATCTACCCAGATTTTCTTCCGTATTACACTTCCATTACTTCGTCCAATCTTAGTATACACATTGATTACATCATTAATCGGTGGTATCCAGATGTTCGATGTTCCACAGATTTTAACAAATGGAACTGGTAACCCGGTACGTTCTTCCATGACATTAATCATGTTTTTGAACAAGCATTTATATAGTAAGAACTACGGTATGGGTGGTGCGCTATCGGTAATCTTATTTATCATAACCGGTATCCTTAGTATGATTGTATTCAAAATGACAACTCAGAAGGAGGAATATTAA